CAACTATAGCTTATATTATTACCCGAATGGCCGTCGAACTAAAATATATAGCTAAACAAAAATAAGAGGAATTTCTTCAATAAAAGTTGTACCTACTTTCACCATACATATTTCTAATCTAAAAGTGATctataattttgataaaaaaaagagtgaTCTTTAAGAAGCTTTACCATTTAATCAaacgaaaaatattttaaagttgatcAAACTAGCTATATCCTTGTAGAGTTACGAGAAACCATATCTTTGTACTTGTAGCATGTTGAgaaaaagaatagaaaataaGTAAGATATAATAGAATCTTGGATATATATactaatacacatatataagaAGATGTCAAAGTTTAATAGCATTTATAattaattcaaaacaaaaatttccaaaattatcAGGCAAATTATGAGATCAAACAACATAAACTCGGTTAGATTACTCTTGAAAgtatttagaaaaagaaatagtaaAATCTCCAAGTTGTTAGATATAATAGAATCTTTTGATTGTATCAGATTTATAACGtgtatgaaattttattatattaaattgagtAATACTTTTTGTATATATCTACAATAGATATTATCGTATGTACGAATACACACATATAgtataacctctataaattaataatctataaattaaatttctataaattaatatagtttcatagttttaaattttttggttcaattagtatttcgataaattaataatctctataaattaataaaaaattataggttTGGTGTAGTTCCAACATtgttaatttatagaggtttcactgtatgtGAAGATGTCAATGtttaataacatttataataaaatttaaacaaatattttcagTTATCAGGCAAATTCAAAATACATAACTCAAATTAGATTACTCTTGAAAGTATAGTGTTTATCTCCaaaaatttatctatttattatttttttttttgggccaACATCACCACAAATTTACAAAGTAAACTAGTAAAGAAAGaaatacaactttttttttgttcaaagaaagaaagaaatacaaCTGAATGGGGACATTCCTGAAAGTATAAAGTTGTTCTTTTGACTCGTTTAAAGTTAAGTCCCTATATGACACGTAAGCAGCAGAGACAAGTAGGTTCCACCGAAACGACACAGTTTCAGtaagaatattttaatttgtgtttGTAATCTCGAGAAAGTTAGGAAAAAAACTTTCGCCGCACCGCCTGATGTTAACAAAAGGAGAGAAGAATTCACATTCGAATTGGAATTcgaattcttcttcttctgtctcTCGCACACCAAACCTGAAACGCTAACCCTAATTCCCTTTCGAATCCGATACTCTCCCTTCCCCTACGTATATATATCTATAAGTCTCAGGTGCTGTAGACGCATCATCATTACTCATGGCGTCGATGGCACTGACTTCTCCTCCCGGCGTTAAGATTCCTTCGTACATGACCGCGTCTTATTCGTCTCTCTTCTCCCGCTCCTCCATTTCATTCACCCACTCTCGCTCCCGAATCTGCGTTTCCGGTTCCGCTGTGagcattccttttttttttgggttttctcACGTCAATAGATGAATTTGATATATACATTAccttataaatatgttattgttttttttgaaatccTGGAATATTTGatgttgaaaattgaaaaaaaaaaaagctttttgttttatatattttttgagttcTCTTTAGTGAGGAGAACAAGTTTAAAACTATAAACTTAGGTCAAGACTTGAACATGTCGGTGTTCAATTTCTGTCAGAAACTCAATTGTGTATGTTTTGGCCAGAAGAAGATAGAGCATGTCTTAGCCTCTTTAGGCCTCGTTAAAAATTTTGAACTGGACTAGTTGTTGTTTATTGTTGTCCCTTTGAAATGAGTTGGGCTGCATCTCAGATGCCCtatcaattataaaaaaaaagttggaaacTTTACTGACTCTTTTGTTacacctaatttttttttctgtagagATAATGCTAAGAAAGAGACCTCTTTAATTATAGTTCCgttgtccttttttttttttgatagaaATGCAATTTGAACGGGAACGCTCGTGTCCCAATCATCAATGAGACGACACTTCCAAAGTACTTTGATTCCTCCCGGTTGGAGAAATCGGCCAGTAGAGTCAATACCAAGCTCAAGTTGTTCTCTGGCACTGCAAATCCAGCTCTTTCTCAGGAAATTGCTTGGTACATGGGTTTGGAGCTTGGGAAGATCAGCATCAAGAGGTTTGCTGATGGAGAGGTATACGTTCAGCTACAAGAGAGTGTTAGAGGCTGTGATGTCTTCTTGGTGCAGCCTACTTGCACTCCAACTAATGAGAATCTCATGGAGCTTTTGATCATGATAGATGCTTGCAGAAGGGCTTCGGCTAAGAAAGTAACCGCTGTGATTCCTTATTTTGGATACGCAAGAGCTGATAGGAAGGTAAGGTATCAGATATCTTTTGTGAATAGATCAGGTTTcaattaaatttaatcttatctAAATTACTGTTGTAGACACAAGGGCGTGAATCCATTGCTGCTAAACTGGTGGCGAATCTTATAACTGAAGCTGGTGCGGATCGGGTTCTTGCATGTGATCTTCATTCAGGACAGTCTATGGGTTATTTTGACATACCAGTGGATCATGTCTATTGCCAGGTAACTTCAAACGTCAACGTTCTTGATATTATTTTCGTCTCCTTTTTTAATGatctttaaactcaaattttgtgattattttttttcagcCTGTGATACTAGATTATCTTGCTAGCAAGTCGATATCCTCAAAGGATTTGGTAGTGGTTTCTCCTGATGTTGGTGGAGTAGCCAGGGCACGTGCTTTTGCTAAGAAATTATCTGATGCTCCACTCGCTATTGTTGATAAAAGACGCCATGGCCACAATGTTGCTGAGGTATAATTCCATATTCCACCCTATTTTCTCTGTTCCTAAATACTCAGTTTCTTATTGTCGCCACGTAGGTGATGAACCTCATTGGTGATGTTAAAGGGAAAGTGGCTGTAATGGTGGATGACATGATTGATACTGCTGGTTTGTTTAACAACTCTGTAAAATTACATTTTCTGTCAACACGTGAccaactatttatttatttatttatttgcagGAACCATTGTGAAAGGAGCAGCTCTATTACATGAGGAGGGGGCTCGTGAGGTTTACGCTTGCTGCACGCATGCGGTTTTCAGGTTAACTCATTAGCTCGAactcacaattttttttcttctgtattGGTTTTACATGTAAACATCTGATATATGAGAGTTTCTTTTcttgaatgaatgaatgaatgtgACAGTCCGCCTGCGATAGAGCGGTTATCGAGCGGTTTGCTGCAAGAAGTGATAGTGACGAATACTTTACCGGTAGCGGAGAAGAATTACTTCCCGCAGCTGACGATTCTATCGGTGGCTAATCTTCTGGGCGAGACAATTTGGCGTGTCCATGATGATAGCTCCGTTAGTAGCATTTTcctttgatgttttgtttttgttaatcgGTTTAAGGGGTTCGGTTTAGAATTGGTTTACGTTCGCTCTTTCTTCTATTCACAGTTCCTATACCCCTCagctatgttttttttggttaatagCCCTTAACTATGTTTTGCTTCTCTTTCTCACCCATACTTTGTCACTTGTCTGATTTCTACTTTTTTCAtcttatttttagtttagactttaggaggtatcaataatatataattttagtatttacattttttgaaatgttcttgatttatgatttataaactgGCGATCTCATTATTATATACGATCAATTTATATTTGAGCATGAAGAAAATATCGAAATAAGTAGGCCTCGGcaaaaaacaagatttttgcCGAATTCGAAAACCGAATATGATCAGAAAAAAAGTAAGTATTAAATTTGGctgaaattagttaaatatttgaatgggtTCGAGATTTTGGTATATGGAAAATTATGAACATATGTATTTTAGGTATTTGGATATCTTTCAgtcagatttatatatttagttatattaatcatttttaaatttagcATCCAAACaacttcaaaattaaaaaaaaataattgtcttGAAATTGTTCAAcaataactatttaaattaatgaaacaaaattcaaaacgctaaaaatattataaatatctattgattttctgCCTGAATATTTAGTACAACACAGTTGTAtatcaaattttcatattttaaaatatattattcaaatttatatgttatgttatttatttgtgGGAGTCAGAATATCTCGATATCTATACAAATTCTTATATGTTAACGTTCTAAAAGATTGTCTATAAACTTCTTTTGTAATAGTTTGGAACTTTGAATAGGATCTTTTCTGCTATTTTTATCAACAAAACCAAGAGATATCAATCTCAACTTGGCCGTCGTTAGGCAAATTTATTTTCCATCTTCAATattcaaaatctattttgaTAAAGATTCAAATTCTTCTACTGCATCATCAGTTAAACCAgcaaataatttcatattttttgttagtttcAAAACTTTGCAATGCTTCCAAAGATATGATGAATTTAAAATCGTCAAAACAGTCTCTGATCTACCACCAAAAACAATAACCTTgtcctaaaaaaaaatttcttcagAAGATTTAATAATATCGCGCATACTGCAATCCAAAGTCTCGAATCATAGGTGTCTCATCTCTTACAATTAACTTTGCCGCTTTAACCAATTCTACCGCAATGTTTAAAGCAGGTTATTTTTGGAGATCTCATGCAAAAAGATCAAGCTATGGTACATATGACGAAGCGTTTCTGGAAACCGAAGAAAGAAACATTGTCGATGCACATTTCCAGTGAAATCTTAGGCCCTGT
The Raphanus sativus cultivar WK10039 chromosome 1, ASM80110v3, whole genome shotgun sequence DNA segment above includes these coding regions:
- the LOC108839148 gene encoding ribose-phosphate pyrophosphokinase 2, chloroplastic, with the translated sequence MASMALTSPPGVKIPSYMTASYSSLFSRSSISFTHSRSRICVSGSAKCNLNGNARVPIINETTLPKYFDSSRLEKSASRVNTKLKLFSGTANPALSQEIAWYMGLELGKISIKRFADGEVYVQLQESVRGCDVFLVQPTCTPTNENLMELLIMIDACRRASAKKVTAVIPYFGYARADRKTQGRESIAAKLVANLITEAGADRVLACDLHSGQSMGYFDIPVDHVYCQPVILDYLASKSISSKDLVVVSPDVGGVARARAFAKKLSDAPLAIVDKRRHGHNVAEVMNLIGDVKGKVAVMVDDMIDTAGTIVKGAALLHEEGAREVYACCTHAVFSPPAIERLSSGLLQEVIVTNTLPVAEKNYFPQLTILSVANLLGETIWRVHDDSSVSSIFL